The following DNA comes from Syngnathoides biaculeatus isolate LvHL_M chromosome 18, ASM1980259v1, whole genome shotgun sequence.
AAAGTTTATACTTTTGTTTTGGCTAGAACGTAGCAAGAGTGAAGTGAAGATGGCACTGTCCCAAGGAaagaaatttttatttttaatctgcgTTCAGTTGTTTACAAGTCCAGAGCAGTTGTTTTGTTTCGATGTCAGGCGCCCAAGCAGCTCGGGATGCACGTGAGTccagaaaaagaagacatttaggggaaaaaaaaggggagttTTTATCTTCCCGCGCTGCTTCCAGATGTGCATAAATCACCAGCAGCATTTTTGTGCAACGTTTTTCTCTCTGTACCATCTGCAGAAAAGAAGCGCAGTGGATAAGACGCGTCTGACGTGGTGTTTTTAACTTGATTATGAATTCACGTGCACGCCTGTGAAGTTGATAGCTTGTACATCCATGTTTCCCCAACCTTCGTGTCCAAAGGGATTATTGACGTCAGAAAATCTCCACCTAAATTTGGCAAAAAGTGTATGCAGAGTTCCTCCATAAATTCCATTCGTCACTTGATGATtcacctccatccattttcttagctgcttatcctcacaagggtcgcggggagtgctggcgcccatcccagggaggaggcggggtacaccctgaaccggttgccagccgatcgcagggcacatcgagacaaacggccacattcacaatcacgcttaggggcaatttagagcaggggtgtcaaactcatttttcacgcgggccacattgtagttcaggtttccctcagagggccgttacggctgtgaaacaaaaatattgaatcatctcatcatgtttacgtcattaatttatgaactagttttggaatcagaaatcaagggtaatgttttctTGAACTATtgaactattcatgtttggtatcACAAAAATGTCCCAACATGATCATTTATGAAACATGACCATTTGAGTTTTTGGTaccgatttttacaagaatcatggaaatcgacgctgggccacataaaatcatgcggcgggccggatctggcccccgggccttgagtttgacacctgggatttagagcgtccaattaatgttgtatgtttttgggatgtgggaggaaaccggagcgcccacccggagaaaacccacgcaagcacggggagaacatgcaaactccacacaggcaggaacccgggtcctcagaactgtgaggccaacaatttaccagctgatccaccgtgccgcccatcaaaaacataaaaagcaaACTTAGTTTTCCCCATTTTAGTTACATATTTTTCACATAGTGTTTCgtgttctgtttttcttttttatttgtagTTACGTCATCACGTTGTGATTCTAAAAGCTGGGATGTtcgatcctttttttttcagatcgaCACTAGTACCAGATACCATTCGCTCCTGTGTACTGAGTGATTAAGATGGCGCTAGAACTTTCGATACATCCAATTTCAATGAACACAATTGCATATCATTATGaacatacttttttctttttctctcacatGCACACAATGAGTGACCCTGTGAAACCGCTGAAGTGGAGCGCCAACTACTGGCAAGGAGgacttgtgggtttttttttttttttttgtctccagtaCTAGTGGCTGGTATCAGCAGGCTTCACGTGTAACAGAAACCTCGAAATAAAGcgggtattattattattattattattactcgcCCATCCCTATTTAACGGCGTGTCTGTGTCTTCCAGGCCTCGGTGCGACTCACCTTAGCCACCTTGCTGTACGCTGGCAAGTCTCCGGACGGACACCACATCCTGGTAAGCGCTCGGTCCCGCCCCGGCGGCACCCGCGTCCCGCGCGCCTCCTTTTTGAGCTCTCGGTCCGATTCTCCAGAGCAGCGCAAAGTACCTGCACAAGGAGTTGCCGGTGCGCATCGCCCACCGCATCAAGGGCTTCCGGAGCCTGCCCTTCATCATCGGGTGCAACCCCACCATCCTGCAAGTGGTAAGCAAACGCCCCTCAGTTCTTTCCTTCCTGACCGTGGCAAACAAACTCTGAGGTGTACCTAATGGTATGTCCATTGTGGGGCGAGGGGGCAACCGTGACGGGCACAGCGGCACCATAAAAAGTTGAAGTAGCAGCCCGCAGCGCGAAAGTCGTGGCTGAACTTTGCCTCACTTTATCCGAGCTGCCAAAGGCAGCGTTGCGGGCCCTGGTTGCTAGGCAACCCTCTCAAGCGTTAACTACCAAAAAGAGGCTGCCTGccacatgttcttttttttttttttttaatttttaatcaagCTTCTTACCAGTAaatgccatttttaatttttttttttacttttaatagaATAGATGACTTATAGCTTgccattttcttctcatcaAGATGTTGTTACCTCAGCCAAGCACAAAaagatggttttgtttttgtgtgtgtgcggggtTACTTTGCTAACATATTTATTCAAgtgtttacattatttattcaaattgCTCTCATCAGTGGTGCAGGGGGGAAAAAGGGACccatttgtaacattttgaaTGAAACTATACATAAATGCGTCAagatatttgaaacaaaaaaggtgAACTAAATATATCaattcaatttgaaatgaaaacttgaATGGTTAAAATGGTTATTTCAGCTTTCTGATTGAGCAAATTATGAAtatgttgtttttctgcaaacttGTATGGAATCAATGTAATTATATATAATACTTTTTAATATGTAAATATTGTATCATTTTAAGTGAACAAATCCTGGTtgcgtacttttttttttttcttatcacacatttataaatataaaataacaaaagtagATCCACCCATTATTTTTTACTGTGCttgagataatttaaaaaccaCAATTCTGTTCCCTGCTTTTAGTTTCCACTTCTCCAatcttttatgctttttttttttttttttaagttgttttgtttcctgttaAATTCACCCGACGCAGAAAGTCCATGATGGCGAAACTCATTGTTCCAAGTGCCTCACTTTCATGCAGAAACTTGACGACGAGTTCGCGTGTGTGTGAGTTCCAATGTATGAGTCAagtgttcttctttttctttcaagcGGGACACCATCAgggaacaaacattttttttttcccctctcataAGTAACGtgctgcctcttttttttttttctttttttttgatgaacttTCCCCCACATTCTTTCTCGCCCTCATCGCACGAAGCACTCCTCTGTCTCCTCTCGATAAAACATCTTTGTGCGGTCAGCGAGTGACCCACTTAACAGTTGAAGTCGTCAAAGAGCAAACTTGTTCAAGTTTAGCAGCGTGCGAATGACCAGAATTTGTTGAAAATGTCCCGTGAGGCCCACTTGAGAGGCTTCCTGCTTGCAAGTAATGAAGgctcttcccttttttttttttttttttttcttccagcatGAACTCTATATCAGGGCATACCACATGGTCAGCGACTTTCCTCCTGTGAGTAACACGCGtacacggacacacacataAATGTAAACACCCGCAGGGTCAGGTCGAGTTCCTCATCGAGGGTGTTTCAAGGCTTCTTTCTGGGTGCAGTCTTTCACACCAAAGAGCTTAGAAAAGTGCCAGTTCAGGGCCGCAAGACCCGCCTGTGGATTTTCCCCGCAGTCGTATAATTAGATGACGCCTGGCGTCCAGTTTGATGAATTCAGTCGGTACTTGCTGAATTTCCCAGCAGGACCGCGCAGGGCAAGTGAGCTTTGGGTGGTGGTGGCGGTTGTTGCGAAATACCCTCTGAGACGCCCACTGACTCAGATGGTTTTGGCAGCGCACTGTTGTCTATTAAGAAAAGATATTGTAcatgggggtaaaaaaaaaaaaaaaaaaaacccagaaactAAAATCCTGGCTTTTGCAAGAACTGAAAAAGGGACCCCACGTAGAATCCGTGTTGGGGACCTTCACACAGCGACGTGGGGAAAAGGGGTGAAAAATGATGCCTGTCAAAGGCTGTATAAAAACGGCATTTTGTCGCTCTTCGTCTGAAACATTTGATCTTCCAAtttggtctattttttttttgtttgtttttttttccccaatatttcattccacaaatcaaaacaatttgTTATCATGCAAAGTTCATACACTATAACCCCGAAATGTGTAAAACTGCCGAGTCGGCTTCGTTGTCCTTTTTGATGCTATTGATACAGAACGGCAACGTAGGCAAACAGATTTAAAGTTGttagcaggaaaaaaagatgatcatacaaaaataatacGTGTCACGGTAATGTGAGGGTAACGCAACGTGCCCGGTGCAGATCAAGGATCAGGACGTGGAAGCTGGCTTCTGCAAGCTGGTGCAGCAGCTGCTGGACGACCACAAGGACGTGGTCACCATGTTGGCGCAGGGTTTCAGGGAGTGTCGCAAGCACCTCCAAGTAAGACCAATAAACGcctctgtattattattattattacaattgaTTCACGCCTTCTCTTGTGATTCCAGGACGAGACTATACTCCGCAACTTCCTGGACACCACACTGTGTTCCCGTCTGGGCATCCGAATGTTGGCCACCCACCACCTCGCCCTGCACGAAGACAACGTACGTCCCGCTATCTTTTTGTCCGTCTGTCTGTCCAGCCATCCTCACTACCTCCTTAATTAGCTATGATTGAAAGTTTTCTAAGCTAGACTAGCTACACTACAGATCGAGTCATCTCGATTGACgcatatgttatatatatagcTATACATGTTGGGTGGCTAATTAATTTAGCAAGACAGTTTGCATCGCGAGTTAGCCCATCTATCAGTTTAGGAAGTTGATCTTGTTCCTCTATCTTGGGTTTCTACTCGGTTtacataccgtattttccagtcTATGTAGCGTCCCCCCAAACCCCCATACGCCGTGGTTTTATTGGTACGTTGTGAAATAAGATATTCATAGAGAGAGACTTTTTGTAAGTGTCTATtcacataccttgtttccaaacagtgactgtaacacgGCAGTAAAACGGCTCAAACGTAACAGAAGTTCATTtttcgtcctcctcctcctgttcactgaaaccactaaagtcGTCATCTTCAGTATcagagttgaagagcctcagaaagtctcGTCGTACATAATTTCAGTCTCTGTCGCTCTCATTTTCGTCttgaagttgtgctgttctctTGTCGCCTTTTAATCCGTTGGTAAGACGAGAGTCTTTCATGCTAATCCACTGGTAGACGTCAGAAAAGGAAGACCTTCACAACTGGCCagttttgtgaaagattttaatggtttaaattaaaaatatatattttgtgtttgtgcttaCTACGCGTGCTGAAAGTAAAGTCTTATTCTTCTTTTACACATTGTAGGCAGCCCAAACACGAGAGCATGATAGGGAACGGCCATGTTTGAACTATTTGAacgtttgttttgttgtactCAAACTCATATCCAccagcaacaaacaaaaaaaaaacccaaaacaatattttagccGCACCATTAAATATGCCGCAGGGCTCCCAGCGGACTAAAAAACTACTACCAGCTTGTTATTTGGAAAATATGGAACTTTGATCAAACTAATTAACCTTTCTATTTAGCTTTTCGTTAGCTGTCCTGCAATTTATCTTCCCTCCATCATCAATTTTCTGTCCGTTCAGGCCGACTTCGTGggcatcatctgcagacgtTTGTCCCCCAAGAAGATTATTGAGAAGTGGGTGGACTTTGCCAGGTGAGCGCCTCCGATTGGTTGTTTGACGCGATCGATTGCCAGAGCGATAAGtgcgtttgttttattttgtcaccCGCGGCTGATTACCTCGCACACACAGAGAAACGCACTATTCTGCGGGTTATCGCTCGGGTCGATGCTTTTGTCAGCTTATCACTTTGACTTCGTCACctcttgtgtatttatttgtaacTATGTACACGTACGTGTGTTTAACCCCGCACCCcccgtgtgtgtgcgcacgcagGCGTTTGTGCGAGCATCAGTACGGCAACTCTCCCAGAGTTCGCATCAACGGTCACGTGGCGGCGCGCTTCCCCTTCATCCCGCTGCCGCTCGACTACATCTTGCCCGAGCTGCTCAAGAACGCCATGAGGTACGGGCATgcaaacattttgggaaattgtcggggaaaaagtcatttttctggTTCCAATGATCAAACagatggcaacaacaa
Coding sequences within:
- the bckdk gene encoding 3-methyl-2-oxobutanoate dehydrogenase [lipoamide] kinase, mitochondrial, producing the protein MLSGAASRARPRLGSLFLAPATTMAPALPAAQPPPSASNAGGRRLRSTSSLQGVSELARERSKTVTSFYNQSAIDVSAEKASVRLTLATLLYAGKSPDGHHILSSAKYLHKELPVRIAHRIKGFRSLPFIIGCNPTILQVHELYIRAYHMVSDFPPIKDQDVEAGFCKLVQQLLDDHKDVVTMLAQGFRECRKHLQDETILRNFLDTTLCSRLGIRMLATHHLALHEDNADFVGIICRRLSPKKIIEKWVDFARRLCEHQYGNSPRVRINGHVAARFPFIPLPLDYILPELLKNAMRATMESHLDTPYNVPDVVVTIANNDMDFVIRISDRGGGIPHRIIDKVMDYHFSTAEESAQDPRMNNLFDNITNSGNHSGPMHGFGFGLPTSRAYAEYLGGSLSIQSMQGIGTDVYLRLRHIDGKGESFRV